A genomic window from Rhizobium sp. EC-SD404 includes:
- a CDS encoding deoxyguanosinetriphosphate triphosphohydrolase → MLDKSLLGYGFCERAPYAADPASTRGRLVPEEQSRTRSDFQRDRDRIIHSTAFRRLAHKTQVFVALEGDHYRTRLTHTMEVAQIARGLARALRLDEDLAEAVALVHDFGHTPFGHTGEDVLDEVLGHCGGFDHNAQSLRIVTALERRYANFDGLNLTWETLEGLVKHNGPLVGPHANGEPVPKPILDFDARLDLELDSFASLEAQVAAIADDIAYNTHDIDDGLRAGLLTLEMLEEVPFLADMLASMRAQHPDLDAGRIAHEIMRRQITSMVEDVITVAQTRIGEDNPQSSGDIRAAGRAFAVFSEEMDATDKALKRFLFANLYRHPDVMRVRKAAAQVLHDLFDALMDDPSLMKGHFWQDGVVGASGDDKARHVADYLAGMTDTYALSMHRRLFDHTPELR, encoded by the coding sequence ATGCTGGACAAGAGCCTGCTGGGCTACGGATTTTGCGAACGGGCGCCCTATGCGGCCGACCCGGCGAGCACACGCGGCCGGCTGGTTCCCGAAGAGCAAAGCCGTACCCGCTCCGATTTCCAGCGTGACCGAGACCGTATCATCCATTCCACGGCCTTCAGGCGGCTTGCGCACAAGACTCAGGTTTTCGTGGCGCTCGAAGGCGACCATTATCGCACGCGCCTCACGCACACGATGGAAGTCGCCCAGATCGCCCGCGGTCTCGCCCGGGCGTTGCGGCTGGATGAAGATCTCGCGGAGGCCGTGGCCCTCGTCCACGATTTCGGCCACACGCCTTTCGGCCACACCGGCGAGGATGTGCTCGACGAGGTGCTCGGCCATTGCGGCGGCTTCGACCACAACGCTCAGTCGCTGCGCATCGTCACCGCACTCGAACGTCGCTACGCGAATTTCGATGGCCTGAACCTTACCTGGGAAACGCTGGAGGGCCTGGTCAAGCACAACGGCCCGTTGGTCGGCCCGCATGCAAACGGGGAACCGGTACCGAAGCCGATTCTCGATTTCGACGCGCGGCTCGATCTGGAACTCGACAGCTTCGCGAGCCTGGAGGCGCAGGTGGCGGCGATCGCCGATGACATCGCCTACAACACGCACGACATCGACGACGGCCTGCGGGCGGGCCTGCTGACGCTGGAGATGCTCGAAGAGGTCCCATTCCTGGCCGACATGCTCGCATCGATGCGGGCGCAGCATCCCGATCTCGATGCGGGACGCATCGCTCATGAGATCATGCGCCGCCAGATCACCTCCATGGTCGAGGACGTCATCACCGTCGCCCAGACACGCATCGGCGAGGACAATCCGCAATCGTCCGGCGACATCCGCGCCGCGGGCCGGGCGTTTGCCGTGTTTTCGGAAGAAATGGACGCGACGGACAAGGCGTTGAAGCGCTTCCTTTTCGCCAACCTTTATCGTCATCCGGACGTGATGCGGGTTCGCAAGGCGGCGGCCCAGGTGCTGCACGACCTGTTCGACGCCTTGATGGACGATCCGAGCCTGATGAAAGGTCATTTCTGGCAGGACGGCGTCGTGGGCGCATCGGGCGACGACAAGGCGCGCCATGTCGCCGACTATCTGGCCGGGATGACGGACACCTACGCGCTGTCGATGCACCGGCGATTGTTTGACCATACGCCTGAATTGCGTTAG
- the argS gene encoding arginine--tRNA ligase yields MNLFKDFEGRIKSGLQTLEDIAAAEGLPLDRIAVEPPRDTTHGDVATNAALVLAKPLGMNPRALAERIVPVLEADPDIAAVSIAGPGFINMKLSPAYWQKLLAYVLKQGTDFGRSELGVGKAVNVEYVSANPTGPMHVGHCRGAVVGDTLANLLGFAGYEVTKEYYINDAGAQIQVLARSAYLRYLEALGETIGEIPSGLYPGDYLVPVGEALKDEFGDDLKHMPEEEWLPLVSDRAIDAMMVMIRADLAQLNVVHDVFYSERSLHAENGGAILSAINDLTFKGHVYKGTLPPPKGQLPEDWEDREQTLFRSTAVGDDIDRPLVKSDGTFTYFAADVAYFRDKFERHFDEMIYVLGADHGGYVKRLEAVARAVSEGKSKLTVLLCQLVKLYRNGEPVRMSKRSGDFVTLREVVEEVGRDAVRFMMIYRKSSEPLDFDFAKVTEQSKDNPVFYVQYAHARCASVMRQAAEAFPGVALDDAAFAENLDLLTDPSELQLIGKLAEYPRMVESAAISQEPHKIAFYLYDLASEFHGHWNKGKDFPELRFVNDKNRELSFARLGLVRAVASVLRSGLTLTGTEAPEEMR; encoded by the coding sequence ATGAATCTGTTCAAAGACTTCGAAGGCCGCATCAAGAGTGGGCTTCAAACCCTTGAAGACATTGCAGCTGCCGAAGGTTTGCCGCTTGATCGTATTGCCGTGGAGCCGCCACGCGACACCACCCATGGCGACGTTGCGACGAATGCGGCGCTGGTTCTCGCCAAGCCGCTGGGCATGAACCCGCGAGCGCTTGCCGAACGCATCGTACCGGTTCTGGAAGCCGACCCCGACATCGCTGCCGTCTCGATCGCGGGGCCTGGCTTCATCAACATGAAGCTGTCGCCGGCCTATTGGCAGAAGCTTCTTGCCTATGTCCTGAAGCAGGGCACCGATTTCGGTCGCTCCGAGCTCGGCGTCGGCAAGGCCGTCAACGTCGAATATGTTTCGGCCAACCCGACGGGCCCGATGCATGTCGGCCACTGCCGCGGCGCCGTCGTCGGCGACACGCTCGCCAACCTGCTTGGCTTTGCTGGCTACGAAGTCACCAAGGAATATTACATCAACGATGCCGGCGCGCAGATCCAGGTGCTCGCCCGTTCCGCCTATCTCCGATACCTCGAAGCGCTCGGCGAAACGATCGGCGAGATCCCGTCCGGCCTCTATCCGGGCGACTATCTCGTGCCGGTGGGCGAGGCGCTGAAGGATGAGTTCGGCGATGATCTGAAGCATATGCCGGAAGAAGAGTGGCTGCCGCTCGTCTCGGATCGCGCGATCGACGCGATGATGGTGATGATCCGCGCCGATCTCGCCCAGTTGAACGTCGTGCATGACGTCTTCTATTCGGAACGCTCGCTCCATGCCGAAAATGGCGGCGCGATCCTATCAGCGATCAACGATCTTACCTTTAAGGGTCACGTATACAAGGGCACGTTGCCGCCGCCGAAGGGCCAGTTGCCGGAAGACTGGGAAGACCGCGAGCAGACGCTGTTCCGCTCGACGGCGGTCGGTGACGACATCGACCGGCCGCTGGTCAAATCCGATGGCACCTTCACCTATTTCGCCGCCGATGTCGCCTATTTCCGCGACAAGTTCGAGCGGCATTTCGACGAGATGATCTATGTGCTCGGTGCCGACCACGGCGGCTATGTGAAGCGGCTGGAGGCCGTTGCCCGCGCCGTTTCCGAAGGCAAGTCCAAGCTCACAGTACTCTTGTGCCAGCTGGTCAAGCTCTACCGCAACGGCGAGCCCGTGCGCATGTCGAAGCGCTCGGGCGATTTCGTCACCCTGCGCGAAGTGGTGGAAGAGGTCGGCCGCGACGCCGTGCGCTTCATGATGATCTACCGCAAGAGCAGCGAGCCGCTCGATTTCGATTTCGCCAAGGTCACCGAACAGTCGAAAGACAATCCGGTGTTTTACGTCCAGTACGCCCATGCGCGCTGTGCCAGCGTGATGCGGCAGGCTGCCGAAGCGTTTCCGGGTGTGGCACTCGACGACGCCGCATTCGCTGAAAATCTCGACCTGCTGACCGATCCGAGCGAACTGCAGCTCATCGGAAAACTCGCCGAATACCCGCGCATGGTGGAAAGCGCTGCCATCTCACAAGAGCCTCATAAGATCGCATTCTACCTCTACGATCTGGCCAGTGAATTCCATGGGCACTGGAACAAGGGTAAGGATTTTCCGGAATTACGCTTTGTTAACGATAAAAATCGAGAATTAAGCTTCGCCAGATTGGGTCTGGTGCGCGCAGTTGCCTCAGTCCTTCGTTCCGGACTGACCTTGACGGGCACTGAAGCACCAGAAGAAATGCGGTAG
- a CDS encoding SPOR domain-containing protein → MADNQRTRYTGRDAPFLSDGDPLAELARIAGFDQPEEEVVEQHSTSTEDADASAFDLEAELMRSIGLEDAPEITPETVEVQQSDRHQPVELSEEEIPAFLKARPSLVESDEPSPVASALQVVVEEPIMASAADEALPDQTELSDELLTFDPSVSEVDAHSTADAELAIDQRLDAVGETAPVADIDEAVAGEAMFELDESAALAFAEETAVEEDFGSVEEFDATDEAQLSDEILRSFDEDLETASLDEHAVEAWEPATAPGPLPALAAYAQPAETGALTDFSAVDGSDDDAVWREMVQYALPRSDVQNAVAAPSETEQDYFEPEHVDADAVAEDVHAEPVSVAPIAAAIAPAPVLANDHWDIADELEAAFADYGSPKAAVISEPSAEVNQPEAELEPLALTEDFSEDDPSLALALDLPEAPEVAPFEVYEAGPEAHAEPAAVVAESSEPAGDADVEFYESAELFAEEPAVEFAPKPQPEAEQEPEIELDFSALANLDFNEPQDEPADEPLVSAVAEPETAQPDPFVEELPFDNAFDEQQAAVAMATDHAFADIDPLSSDEASFNDEQDINFDFSDFEFELQDAGPADPVPAEHAAASEQVADEPFAEETAQQDQPVEPTISPAPILAGATVVAAAPALASLLGRRASEPTPPRVEPLRNDPARAEPQRSETVRLEPARFEPVRPEPVRSEPARQEALSFEAAVACRPKPIRQEPAAPAVLPFEFHDVADTSDVIEQVREIEVPDLPEDEELPRADTSDDFDLSGLEAEFADILARNDTSDAAEPSTAQNTSASAVVIPLASARPEAPRRDPEQIDFRDFDFSQASRPASPATDHEKERDVDDISFADLERGEIAKGAVAQGAAGRRPAWKTGAAALAIIAAAGLAAYAFMGNPGGGSGEPRIIAASEEPIKVAPEDPGGRTVPNQDQAVYGQVDGSSANGDDINLISRAEEPVDVVQRTVDPNVLPLEGRPFSGGAPEDDMDVMDEEVAALPQDDLAMRGAVNDEDPLGVAPRMVRTSVVRADGTLVPAAPVDLSAAADVPVVGQDAQLPGDEAEGIASISDQAALDATQLIAAAEASAGLTDGTAQVPADQAAASTLDGTASPAPGVPLPQPRPNAASAPAVSNERLQAEVPPTSAESVAPVRTVQTTTFSNPAQPTPGDRPADQPVTIVGQTSTAAGQTPQQAAPAEQPVQTAAVAPSTALDNPGGYVVQIASQPTQESAQSTYTSLASRYGSIIGGRQVQIQPAEIADRGTFYRVRVAGGSREEAVALCEQYQAAGGSCFVAR, encoded by the coding sequence ATGGCTGACAATCAAAGGACGCGTTACACGGGTAGAGACGCGCCGTTCCTGTCGGATGGCGATCCTCTTGCGGAGCTCGCACGTATTGCGGGCTTCGATCAGCCCGAGGAGGAAGTGGTCGAGCAGCACTCGACTTCGACCGAGGACGCGGATGCATCCGCATTCGATCTCGAAGCTGAGCTCATGCGCTCGATCGGCCTCGAAGATGCCCCCGAAATCACGCCGGAGACGGTCGAAGTCCAACAGTCCGATAGGCACCAGCCCGTCGAATTGAGCGAAGAAGAAATCCCCGCTTTCCTCAAGGCGCGGCCCTCGCTGGTCGAATCGGATGAGCCTTCTCCCGTCGCAAGCGCGCTGCAGGTCGTCGTCGAAGAGCCGATCATGGCGTCGGCCGCTGACGAAGCGTTGCCGGACCAGACCGAGCTTTCGGACGAACTGCTGACGTTCGACCCTTCGGTTTCAGAGGTTGATGCTCACTCCACCGCCGATGCCGAGCTTGCAATCGATCAGCGCTTGGACGCGGTTGGGGAGACAGCTCCGGTTGCCGACATCGATGAAGCCGTTGCAGGCGAGGCGATGTTTGAACTGGACGAGTCCGCGGCGCTCGCGTTTGCCGAAGAAACGGCGGTCGAAGAGGATTTCGGTAGTGTCGAGGAATTCGATGCCACCGATGAGGCGCAACTCAGCGACGAGATCCTGCGTTCGTTCGACGAGGATCTCGAAACCGCATCGCTCGATGAGCACGCTGTCGAGGCATGGGAGCCTGCCACGGCACCGGGTCCTCTGCCGGCGCTTGCCGCCTACGCCCAGCCGGCCGAGACCGGTGCTCTCACGGATTTTTCTGCGGTTGACGGTTCGGACGACGATGCCGTCTGGCGCGAGATGGTTCAGTACGCGCTGCCTCGCAGCGATGTGCAGAACGCCGTAGCCGCTCCCTCAGAGACAGAGCAGGACTATTTTGAGCCAGAGCATGTCGATGCGGACGCTGTGGCCGAAGACGTCCATGCCGAGCCTGTGTCGGTAGCGCCGATCGCAGCTGCCATCGCTCCAGCCCCTGTCCTGGCCAACGATCACTGGGATATCGCCGACGAGCTCGAGGCCGCGTTTGCCGATTACGGTTCGCCGAAGGCAGCGGTAATTTCCGAGCCGTCCGCCGAAGTGAATCAGCCGGAAGCCGAGCTCGAACCCTTGGCCTTAACCGAAGATTTCTCCGAAGACGATCCATCGCTTGCTCTTGCCCTCGATCTTCCGGAGGCGCCCGAAGTCGCGCCGTTCGAAGTCTATGAGGCTGGCCCCGAGGCCCATGCCGAACCGGCTGCCGTCGTCGCTGAATCCTCTGAGCCAGCAGGCGACGCCGACGTCGAATTTTACGAAAGCGCCGAACTTTTCGCCGAAGAGCCGGCCGTAGAGTTTGCGCCAAAGCCTCAGCCCGAGGCCGAACAGGAGCCGGAAATCGAGCTCGATTTCTCGGCACTTGCGAATCTCGATTTCAACGAGCCGCAGGATGAACCGGCGGACGAACCGCTGGTTTCCGCTGTCGCCGAGCCCGAGACGGCGCAACCCGATCCCTTTGTCGAAGAACTTCCCTTCGACAACGCCTTCGACGAGCAGCAGGCAGCCGTGGCGATGGCCACGGACCATGCCTTTGCGGATATCGATCCGTTGTCGTCCGACGAAGCATCGTTCAACGATGAACAGGACATCAATTTCGACTTCTCGGACTTTGAGTTCGAATTGCAGGATGCAGGGCCGGCAGATCCGGTGCCTGCCGAACATGCAGCCGCTTCCGAGCAGGTCGCGGACGAACCTTTTGCAGAGGAGACAGCCCAGCAGGATCAGCCGGTAGAGCCAACGATCTCGCCGGCTCCAATCCTTGCCGGTGCGACGGTGGTCGCCGCCGCGCCAGCCCTCGCATCGCTGCTCGGTCGGCGGGCGAGCGAGCCCACGCCGCCCCGCGTCGAGCCTCTGCGGAACGATCCTGCACGCGCTGAGCCCCAGCGCAGTGAGACGGTGCGGCTCGAGCCTGCGCGGTTCGAGCCTGTTCGCCCGGAGCCTGTACGTTCAGAGCCTGCGCGTCAGGAAGCCTTGTCGTTTGAAGCGGCCGTTGCCTGCCGGCCGAAGCCGATCCGTCAGGAGCCCGCCGCGCCGGCGGTGCTGCCGTTCGAGTTTCACGATGTCGCCGACACGAGCGATGTGATCGAGCAGGTCCGCGAAATCGAAGTTCCCGATCTGCCGGAAGACGAAGAATTGCCGCGCGCCGACACCAGCGACGATTTCGATCTATCCGGTCTCGAAGCAGAGTTCGCCGACATCCTGGCACGCAACGACACGAGCGATGCCGCCGAACCATCGACGGCGCAGAACACCTCTGCGTCCGCCGTCGTGATCCCTCTGGCATCTGCAAGGCCCGAAGCCCCGCGGCGGGATCCTGAGCAGATCGACTTCAGGGACTTCGATTTCAGCCAGGCCTCCCGTCCAGCCAGCCCTGCGACCGACCATGAGAAAGAAAGAGATGTCGACGATATCTCGTTCGCGGATCTGGAGCGTGGCGAAATCGCTAAAGGTGCTGTCGCTCAAGGCGCCGCTGGTCGGCGTCCGGCTTGGAAGACCGGTGCTGCGGCGCTGGCCATCATTGCGGCTGCGGGTCTTGCCGCCTACGCTTTCATGGGCAACCCTGGCGGCGGCAGTGGCGAACCCCGCATCATTGCGGCGAGCGAAGAGCCGATCAAGGTCGCTCCTGAAGATCCGGGCGGGCGCACGGTCCCGAACCAGGATCAGGCTGTCTATGGACAGGTCGATGGCAGCAGCGCCAACGGCGACGACATCAATCTGATCTCCCGTGCCGAGGAACCCGTCGACGTCGTCCAGCGCACGGTCGATCCCAACGTTTTGCCGCTGGAGGGTCGCCCGTTCTCCGGTGGAGCGCCCGAAGACGACATGGACGTGATGGATGAGGAGGTGGCGGCCCTTCCCCAAGACGATCTCGCCATGCGTGGCGCGGTGAACGATGAGGATCCGCTGGGCGTCGCACCCCGCATGGTTCGCACCTCCGTCGTTCGTGCCGATGGAACGCTCGTCCCCGCCGCTCCGGTCGACCTCTCGGCGGCAGCCGATGTGCCGGTGGTTGGCCAGGATGCGCAGTTGCCTGGCGACGAAGCAGAAGGGATTGCCTCGATCAGCGACCAGGCCGCCTTGGATGCCACCCAATTGATCGCAGCCGCCGAAGCGAGCGCAGGTCTCACCGATGGCACCGCTCAGGTGCCGGCTGATCAGGCCGCGGCGTCGACCCTCGATGGTACGGCGTCGCCTGCGCCGGGTGTCCCGCTGCCGCAACCTCGGCCGAACGCGGCTTCTGCGCCTGCTGTGTCCAACGAGCGGCTTCAAGCCGAAGTGCCGCCAACTTCAGCGGAATCGGTGGCGCCGGTCAGAACGGTTCAGACGACCACCTTCAGCAATCCGGCTCAGCCGACCCCGGGTGACCGGCCGGCAGACCAGCCGGTGACGATCGTCGGGCAGACCTCGACAGCTGCAGGGCAAACGCCGCAGCAGGCAGCGCCCGCCGAGCAGCCTGTGCAAACAGCTGCCGTCGCCCCGTCCACCGCGCTGGACAATCCGGGTGGCTACGTGGTGCAGATCGCGTCGCAGCCGACGCAAGAATCGGC